One window from the genome of Gimesia aquarii encodes:
- a CDS encoding SDR family oxidoreductase yields the protein MSGLENKNIVVSGGGTGIGAACALSLVKAGANVMIGGRRLEPLEKTAAEAEGKIKCHVLDVADRESVSMFFAAANQQLGQIDILVHCAGINCRDRSMEVVSPEDWDRLMNVNATGAFNCMQAVLPQMRERQDGLIINICSVSGIRAGLLGGVAYNASKFAMTALGTTVAQEEKDRGVRISTIYPGEVETPILDDRPVPVSKEHRAKILQPEDVAAAVMMICHLPPRAHIPDLTIKPTTAAFV from the coding sequence ATGTCAGGACTAGAAAACAAAAATATCGTTGTTTCCGGTGGAGGCACTGGAATCGGGGCCGCCTGTGCTTTGAGTTTAGTCAAAGCAGGTGCCAATGTCATGATTGGTGGCAGACGTCTTGAGCCACTTGAAAAAACAGCTGCAGAAGCAGAAGGAAAAATCAAATGTCATGTGCTGGACGTTGCTGACCGTGAGAGTGTCTCAATGTTCTTCGCGGCTGCAAATCAGCAGTTAGGCCAGATTGATATTCTCGTACATTGTGCAGGTATCAACTGTCGTGACCGTTCCATGGAAGTCGTCTCACCTGAAGACTGGGACCGTTTAATGAACGTGAATGCGACTGGTGCCTTCAATTGTATGCAGGCTGTACTGCCCCAAATGCGAGAGCGCCAGGACGGCCTGATTATTAACATCTGTTCTGTGTCTGGAATTCGGGCTGGTCTGTTAGGGGGAGTTGCCTATAATGCCTCTAAATTCGCGATGACAGCGCTCGGTACGACGGTCGCTCAGGAAGAAAAAGACCGTGGAGTACGCATCTCCACAATCTATCCAGGTGAAGTGGAAACCCCGATTCTGGATGATCGACCTGTTCCCGTCAGTAAAGAACATCGCGCCAAAATATTACAACCGGAAGATGTTGCTGCTGCAGTGATGATGATTTGTCATCTTCCTCCACGTGCTCATATTCCTGATTTAACCATTAAACCCACAACAGCCGCTTTTGTTTGA
- a CDS encoding sensor histidine kinase → MVSSTGHQQIDDRQQDETSVVETQVRSGNGKALKLMRKVRSGRLRLPITLSVVLMSLNIALMVFWIVLAAQIYWWTALTIGTVVFALILVGLTFYLILTIKEVRLNQRQSDFIDSVTHELKTPIASLKLYLETLQLHSLSEEKRGEFYETMKVELERLDHLISQLLEVKRLDALGMESDPEDIALEPLIRHCARVECNRRHLEVDQIFEFDFEPTVIHSRRILLEMIFRNVIDNAIKYGSAQPRILVQVRLSKGGRVITRIMDNGEGVDPEIRKDIFKIFYRGESELERRKTGTGLGLYIVKTLVHLLGGKVTVHDRLDESGSVFAIDLPGSAES, encoded by the coding sequence ATGGTGTCATCCACTGGACATCAACAAATTGATGATCGACAGCAGGATGAAACTTCTGTTGTTGAGACGCAGGTGCGTTCTGGAAATGGTAAGGCCTTGAAGCTGATGCGCAAGGTGCGCAGTGGTCGTTTGCGACTGCCGATTACCCTGAGTGTGGTATTGATGTCTTTGAACATCGCATTGATGGTGTTCTGGATCGTGCTGGCCGCCCAAATCTATTGGTGGACTGCTTTGACGATCGGTACCGTCGTGTTTGCATTGATTTTGGTTGGATTAACTTTCTATTTGATCCTGACAATTAAAGAAGTACGTCTGAACCAGCGGCAGTCTGATTTTATCGATAGTGTGACCCATGAATTGAAAACTCCCATTGCTTCTCTCAAACTCTATCTGGAAACGCTGCAACTGCATTCGTTGTCAGAGGAGAAACGCGGCGAATTTTATGAGACGATGAAAGTCGAGCTGGAGCGACTAGATCATTTAATCTCCCAGTTGCTGGAAGTCAAACGCCTGGATGCGTTAGGCATGGAGTCCGATCCGGAAGATATTGCACTTGAACCATTAATCAGGCATTGTGCACGCGTGGAATGCAACCGACGTCATTTGGAAGTGGATCAAATTTTTGAGTTTGATTTTGAGCCCACCGTCATTCACTCGCGACGTATTTTATTGGAAATGATCTTTCGCAATGTGATCGACAACGCCATTAAATATGGTAGTGCACAGCCTCGGATTTTGGTTCAAGTTCGATTAAGTAAAGGCGGTCGTGTAATCACCCGCATTATGGATAATGGGGAAGGTGTTGATCCTGAAATTCGCAAAGATATCTTTAAAATCTTTTACCGCGGCGAAAGTGAACTTGAGAGGCGGAAAACAGGTACGGGTCTGGGACTGTATATTGTGAAAACTTTAGTACATTTATTGGGAGGAAAGGTAACAGTGCATGATCGCCTGGATGAGTCTGGGAGTGTGTTTGCCATCGATTTACCCGGGAGCGCGGAATCATGA
- a CDS encoding aldehyde dehydrogenase family protein, whose amino-acid sequence MLEIPVLRWGKPYESFDQQEVVHFETGEPLAKVHQANAGLVKMDMRKAQRARDLLREIPCSKLLEICKNAANLYMTAELPLGNGKQTPEEFCRIQSASTGMPEWMCAGNMKKIAFVLENMESILDSLTRGLPLDILTRGYGKEERGVMMSYQANSPVLGLVLPSNSPGVHTLWMPILPMQVGLVLKPGSSEPWTPYRMTEAFYQAGIPRECISVYPGPHDVGSTVTELCQRVMLFGGQQTIDKYKGNPNVQAHGPGFSKILLGDDVVDRWEDYLDLMVDSIFQNGGRSCINASSVWASRHSEAIADAIAKRIGPAGPTSMTDPEAPLAAFTMTGAAKAMNGQIETGLSEPGVTEVTAKYRDGERLIELERCDYLRPTIVHCANTDATLANTEYMFPMASVVQCDQKEMLKKIGPTLVCTAITEDQQWSQQLLDATHIDRLNIGPIKTNALNWLQPHEGNIVEFLYRARAFQNEAPAAH is encoded by the coding sequence GTGTTGGAAATACCTGTACTTCGCTGGGGAAAACCTTACGAAAGTTTTGATCAACAGGAAGTCGTCCATTTTGAAACGGGCGAACCTTTGGCCAAAGTCCATCAGGCCAACGCGGGTCTGGTCAAAATGGACATGCGAAAAGCACAGCGTGCCCGCGATTTGCTGCGTGAAATTCCCTGCTCAAAACTGCTCGAAATTTGCAAGAACGCTGCCAATCTTTATATGACAGCGGAGCTTCCTCTAGGGAATGGAAAGCAGACACCTGAAGAATTTTGCCGCATTCAATCTGCCAGTACTGGAATGCCAGAATGGATGTGTGCTGGGAACATGAAAAAGATCGCCTTCGTGCTGGAGAATATGGAATCGATTCTCGATTCCCTAACACGCGGTTTGCCGCTGGATATTTTAACTCGCGGATACGGCAAAGAAGAACGCGGCGTGATGATGAGTTATCAGGCGAATTCACCAGTTCTGGGTCTCGTATTGCCTTCAAACTCCCCTGGGGTGCATACATTGTGGATGCCAATTCTGCCGATGCAGGTTGGACTTGTGCTTAAGCCGGGATCGTCTGAGCCTTGGACTCCCTATCGGATGACCGAAGCCTTCTATCAGGCTGGTATTCCCCGTGAATGCATTTCCGTTTATCCGGGACCGCATGATGTCGGATCGACAGTCACTGAGCTATGCCAGCGGGTGATGTTATTCGGTGGTCAGCAGACCATTGATAAGTATAAAGGAAATCCGAACGTCCAGGCACATGGTCCCGGTTTCAGTAAGATTCTGTTGGGTGACGATGTGGTCGACCGTTGGGAAGACTATCTGGACTTGATGGTGGATAGTATTTTCCAGAACGGCGGTCGTAGTTGTATTAATGCCTCCAGCGTTTGGGCATCACGACATAGCGAAGCGATTGCCGATGCGATTGCAAAACGCATCGGACCAGCCGGACCAACATCGATGACCGATCCTGAAGCACCATTGGCTGCCTTCACAATGACTGGTGCTGCCAAAGCAATGAACGGTCAAATTGAAACCGGCTTAAGTGAACCGGGTGTGACTGAGGTGACTGCGAAATACCGGGACGGCGAGCGGCTCATTGAGCTGGAACGTTGCGATTACCTCAGACCGACGATTGTGCATTGTGCGAATACGGATGCCACCCTGGCAAATACGGAGTACATGTTTCCGATGGCATCGGTTGTTCAATGCGATCAAAAAGAGATGTTGAAGAAAATCGGGCCAACGTTAGTATGCACGGCGATTACCGAAGACCAGCAATGGTCCCAGCAGTTGCTCGATGCGACTCATATTGATCGGCTCAACATCGGGCCAATCAAGACAAATGCACTGAACTGGTTACAGCCGCATGAAGGAAATATCGTCGAGTTCCTCTACCGTGCACGTGCATTCCAGAATGAAGCACCGGCCGCACATTAG
- a CDS encoding DUF2784 domain-containing protein, with the protein MEFLATELLYRIGADLTVVIHFSFVMFVLLGQILILIGALAGWKWVRNFKFRMIHLVSILFVVLESLVGVTCPLTTFEKWLREQAGEVSYQGDFIAACVHEALFMEAPPWVFTLCYSLFGLFVLITFFLAPPQRAKKQEVAKET; encoded by the coding sequence ATGGAATTCCTCGCAACAGAGTTACTGTACCGTATTGGTGCCGATCTAACTGTCGTAATTCATTTCTCTTTTGTAATGTTTGTTCTATTAGGACAAATACTGATTCTCATCGGTGCGCTGGCAGGATGGAAGTGGGTTCGTAATTTCAAATTCCGCATGATCCACCTTGTTTCCATCCTATTCGTGGTGCTCGAGTCACTGGTGGGAGTGACTTGTCCTTTAACAACATTCGAAAAATGGCTGCGCGAACAGGCGGGTGAAGTCAGCTATCAAGGCGATTTTATTGCAGCCTGTGTTCATGAAGCCTTGTTCATGGAAGCACCTCCCTGGGTGTTTACACTCTGCTATAGCCTATTTGGTCTCTTTGTGTTGATCACGTTTTTTCTTGCTCCTCCTCAAAGAGCGAAAAAGCAAGAGGTCGCAAAAGAAACTTAA
- a CDS encoding acyl-CoA desaturase: MSSVTLEEPVEKDSAVSPQITKSKKREEREQILAKFHKENLKWSNVDWVVLLWMIGIHVGAVAAFFFISWQAIVTCLVLHWATASIGICLGFHRYMSHKSFKLKAPAEFFVLLCGVLSGEGSPLTWAATHRLHHQKSDKDGDPHSPFEGTWWSHILWLFVYRSKEINDKFAEHYIPDFKDRPMIQFFEKTYPLWLVASGFAMYGIGYAMGGNYMGWSMLLWGLCARMAFVYNSTWFVNSATHLWGYRNYETTDQSKNLWWVAIVAYGEGWHNNHHAHPSVAPAGHRKWEFDITWWSIKLLRAVGLAYDVNDRIPERNATPEVDPEPGKNGIVVKS, from the coding sequence ATGTCGAGTGTCACCCTGGAGGAACCTGTTGAAAAAGACTCGGCTGTTTCACCGCAAATCACGAAATCAAAAAAACGTGAAGAACGTGAGCAGATTCTTGCCAAGTTTCACAAGGAAAATTTGAAATGGAGTAATGTGGATTGGGTTGTCCTGTTGTGGATGATTGGAATCCATGTGGGTGCCGTCGCCGCCTTCTTTTTCATTTCGTGGCAGGCAATCGTCACTTGTCTGGTACTGCATTGGGCGACAGCCAGTATCGGTATTTGTCTGGGCTTTCATCGCTATATGTCACACAAATCCTTTAAGTTGAAAGCACCTGCAGAATTCTTTGTTTTACTGTGTGGAGTGTTGTCGGGTGAAGGTTCCCCATTAACATGGGCTGCCACACACCGGTTACATCATCAAAAGTCAGACAAGGACGGTGATCCCCATTCCCCTTTTGAAGGAACCTGGTGGTCTCACATTCTGTGGTTGTTCGTCTATCGTAGTAAAGAAATCAACGACAAATTCGCGGAACACTATATTCCCGATTTTAAAGATCGCCCGATGATTCAGTTCTTCGAAAAGACGTATCCTCTCTGGTTGGTTGCCTCTGGTTTTGCGATGTACGGAATCGGCTATGCTATGGGGGGCAATTATATGGGCTGGTCAATGTTGCTCTGGGGCTTATGTGCCCGTATGGCATTTGTCTACAACTCAACCTGGTTCGTGAATTCTGCAACACACCTGTGGGGCTATCGCAATTACGAAACGACAGATCAGTCGAAAAATCTCTGGTGGGTTGCCATCGTTGCTTACGGCGAAGGCTGGCATAACAATCACCATGCTCATCCTTCTGTTGCACCCGCCGGTCACCGTAAATGGGAATTTGATATTACCTGGTGGTCGATCAAGCTCTTGCGGGCTGTGGGGCTGGCATACGATGTAAACGATCGCATCCCTGAGCGAAATGCAACACCGGAAGTCGATCCCGAACCGGGAAAAAACGGGATTGTAGTTAAGTCGTAA
- the dnaX gene encoding DNA polymerase III subunit gamma/tau, which produces MSNKSIQYTVLARRFRPQNFSEVVGQEMVAKALQNAICADRVAHAYLFTGARGVGKTSMARILAKALNCPNSQEGIPCGECEVCQNISVGSDIDVLEIDGASNRGIDDIRSLRANVNVKSMRSQYKIYIIDEVHMLTKEAFNALLKTLEEPPPNVKFIFCTTEPNKLPDTILSRCQRFDFGYIEETSICNRLKQIAELEQVEVDESAIQLVARRAGGSMRDSQSIFDQLLSFGDSHLTAESVHRILGTASDERLIELIDALIDRKRDVALALFEAALNSGVQLNEFVDQLLNYLRDLSVVATGADQVTLLAISEINRSSLQKQAQIWGIQTCLAAFEILNEARNKMFRASHGRALVELALIRISLLEDLDQLCSLLTNGVQIPALPPTQRPASQPKASTQNAVSTPEVNPSTQNEPPTQKKIEKKSEINSVVTQNSIESATSTAELIPFRAGVESLLLTQLIEINEDLLKDSLKGVESIAISGPKQLDLQFSKSYNFSKQYCERPEIMVKLEGSLEKLTGERIKIRLQESSSEKTAEKESNSTLTKRRVEQRDLSPDSDEFLQEALAVFNAKSVRVSVLNKQTEDEKEDS; this is translated from the coding sequence ATGTCTAATAAATCGATACAGTATACGGTGTTGGCCCGTCGGTTCCGTCCTCAGAATTTCTCGGAAGTCGTCGGACAGGAAATGGTAGCCAAAGCCCTTCAAAATGCAATTTGTGCTGATCGAGTGGCGCATGCGTACCTGTTTACCGGCGCACGTGGAGTCGGTAAGACATCCATGGCGCGCATTCTGGCCAAAGCTTTGAATTGCCCGAATTCACAAGAGGGCATTCCGTGTGGAGAGTGTGAGGTTTGCCAGAATATTTCCGTGGGCAGTGACATTGATGTTTTAGAAATCGATGGTGCCTCGAACCGCGGGATTGATGATATCCGGTCGTTGAGGGCCAATGTAAACGTAAAGTCGATGCGATCTCAGTATAAGATTTATATCATCGACGAAGTTCACATGTTAACCAAAGAGGCATTTAATGCCTTATTGAAGACTCTTGAAGAGCCCCCTCCTAATGTGAAGTTTATTTTCTGCACGACAGAACCGAATAAGCTGCCAGATACCATTTTGTCTCGTTGCCAGCGGTTCGATTTTGGATACATTGAAGAGACCAGCATCTGCAACCGCTTGAAGCAGATTGCAGAATTGGAACAGGTCGAAGTGGATGAGAGTGCGATCCAGCTTGTGGCACGTCGTGCCGGCGGTTCGATGCGTGACAGCCAATCCATTTTTGATCAATTACTCTCGTTTGGCGATTCCCATCTGACAGCAGAAAGTGTGCACCGCATCTTGGGAACAGCCAGTGATGAGCGGTTGATTGAGTTGATTGACGCTTTGATTGACCGCAAGCGAGATGTGGCCCTTGCCCTGTTTGAGGCGGCTTTGAATTCTGGTGTGCAGCTCAATGAATTCGTCGATCAATTACTGAACTATCTAAGAGATTTATCAGTGGTTGCGACAGGTGCCGATCAGGTAACCTTATTGGCAATCTCTGAAATTAACCGTAGTAGTTTACAGAAACAAGCTCAAATTTGGGGAATTCAGACCTGTCTGGCTGCCTTTGAAATTCTGAATGAAGCACGCAATAAAATGTTTCGTGCCAGTCATGGACGAGCACTGGTTGAATTGGCATTAATTCGAATTTCGCTGCTGGAAGATCTGGATCAGTTGTGTTCCCTGTTGACAAATGGGGTACAGATCCCTGCCCTACCTCCCACCCAGCGACCTGCCTCGCAGCCTAAAGCCAGCACGCAAAACGCTGTTTCTACCCCTGAGGTGAATCCATCTACTCAGAATGAGCCTCCTACTCAAAAAAAAATTGAAAAAAAAAGTGAAATAAATTCGGTTGTAACACAAAATTCAATTGAAAGTGCTACTTCGACAGCTGAATTGATCCCATTTCGCGCAGGAGTGGAAAGTTTATTGTTAACGCAACTCATTGAAATCAATGAAGATCTGCTAAAAGACTCTTTGAAAGGAGTGGAGTCAATAGCAATTTCTGGGCCGAAACAACTGGATTTACAATTCTCTAAGAGCTATAATTTTTCAAAGCAATACTGCGAGCGACCGGAAATCATGGTCAAACTCGAAGGATCGCTGGAAAAACTGACTGGGGAACGAATCAAAATTCGATTACAGGAGTCCTCGTCAGAAAAGACAGCAGAGAAAGAAAGCAATTCAACGCTGACAAAAAGACGGGTTGAGCAGCGCGATTTATCGCCTGACTCAGACGAGTTTTTGCAGGAAGCACTTGCGGTTTTCAATGCGAAAAGTGTGCGGGTCAGTGTTTTAAATAAGCAAACAGAAGATGAAAAAGAGGATTCGTGA
- a CDS encoding amidase, translating to MNLFQTPPQTITDIQVAMKAGQLSCRELLETCFEQIKQKEPLLHAWAYVDEESAFQQAEILDQELKQGKWRGPLHGIPVGIKDIIDIKGMPTKAGFPEREDSPAIRDATVVENLRIEGAIFPGKTVTTQLACFDPPPTRNPWNQEHTPGGSSSGSAAAVAAGMCLAAVGTQTGGSIIRPASFCGVAGLKSTYGMVDRQGLILLSEHLDHIGPIAHTVTDLVMMLDAMTDQATYLPLLIEPVKEAPRIGWLSDFFESRADETMCQAMTTTRQKLEAAGARVKNGELPAEFASILENHLSLMQYEMAQNLGKDYEQEPDAYGTAISQVLDAGRAVTDEMYQTSLNYQNQIAPQMRKLFSRFEILISPATVGAAPDISTTGDPSLNAPWSMTGFPTISIPVTVTEQGMPLAIQITGHPDKFDDLLLAAQWCEDILRPGYLEKISP from the coding sequence ATGAATCTATTTCAGACACCTCCCCAGACAATCACCGACATTCAGGTCGCTATGAAAGCAGGGCAACTTTCTTGCCGTGAACTACTAGAAACCTGTTTCGAACAAATCAAACAAAAAGAACCACTCCTGCACGCCTGGGCCTATGTCGACGAGGAATCTGCGTTCCAGCAAGCTGAAATTCTTGACCAAGAATTGAAACAAGGCAAATGGAGAGGTCCATTGCATGGCATCCCCGTTGGTATCAAAGACATCATTGATATTAAAGGTATGCCTACCAAAGCCGGTTTTCCAGAACGCGAAGATTCCCCCGCTATTCGGGATGCGACAGTCGTCGAAAACCTGCGAATCGAAGGCGCTATCTTTCCCGGTAAAACTGTGACGACACAACTAGCCTGTTTTGACCCGCCTCCCACACGAAACCCCTGGAATCAGGAGCATACTCCCGGTGGTTCTTCCAGCGGGTCAGCCGCTGCTGTCGCCGCAGGTATGTGTCTGGCAGCCGTCGGAACACAGACAGGCGGATCGATCATCAGACCTGCTTCGTTCTGTGGAGTTGCCGGCTTGAAGTCAACTTATGGTATGGTCGATCGCCAAGGTCTGATTCTACTTTCCGAGCATCTGGATCACATCGGCCCTATCGCCCATACCGTAACAGACCTGGTGATGATGCTGGATGCGATGACGGATCAAGCGACATACCTTCCACTGTTAATTGAACCGGTCAAAGAGGCTCCACGGATCGGCTGGCTCTCCGATTTCTTCGAAAGCAGAGCCGATGAAACAATGTGTCAGGCGATGACAACAACGAGACAGAAACTGGAAGCCGCTGGAGCGAGAGTCAAAAATGGTGAATTGCCCGCAGAGTTTGCATCGATTCTCGAAAACCATCTCAGTTTGATGCAATATGAAATGGCTCAGAATCTGGGAAAAGACTATGAGCAAGAGCCAGATGCTTACGGCACCGCCATCAGCCAGGTTCTGGACGCGGGTAGGGCAGTCACCGATGAAATGTATCAGACAAGCTTGAACTATCAAAATCAGATTGCCCCTCAAATGAGAAAACTCTTTTCCAGATTCGAAATTTTAATCTCACCTGCTACTGTTGGGGCTGCGCCTGATATCTCAACGACGGGTGATCCGAGCCTGAACGCCCCCTGGAGTATGACCGGTTTTCCGACGATTTCCATTCCCGTCACTGTCACAGAACAAGGAATGCCGCTGGCGATTCAAATCACAGGACACCCCGATAAATTTGACGATCTCCTACTCGCTGCTCAATGGTGCGAAGACATTTTGCGTCCTGGTTATTTGGAAAAAATCTCTCCATAA
- a CDS encoding response regulator transcription factor has translation MKLLVVEDEKALSQGLKFNFEQEGYTVLTAEDGPTALNYFRECYETDQDNIDLVILDLMLPGMSGYEIAKEIRRIDEVVPILVLSARELSEDKAYAFDCGTDQYMTKPFALPELLSRVKNLLKRKSLIQPVTNTSKTLPALYHFGNVTVDFESFEIEVGEERKSLTNLELRLLKYFIEHEGMVLTRSQILEDVWGEQSAYVTTRTIDNFVLRLRKLVETNPAEPVYIVSVRGAGYRFMPEESSE, from the coding sequence ATGAAACTATTGGTTGTTGAAGATGAAAAAGCACTCTCGCAGGGATTGAAATTCAACTTCGAACAGGAAGGTTATACTGTTCTCACTGCAGAAGATGGCCCGACTGCCCTCAATTACTTCAGAGAGTGTTATGAAACAGATCAAGACAACATTGATCTTGTGATTCTGGATCTCATGTTACCTGGCATGAGTGGTTACGAAATTGCCAAGGAGATTCGCAGAATTGATGAAGTCGTTCCCATTTTAGTCCTCAGCGCACGCGAACTGAGCGAAGACAAAGCCTATGCATTTGACTGCGGTACCGATCAGTATATGACGAAGCCATTTGCTTTGCCCGAATTACTCAGCCGGGTCAAAAATTTGTTAAAGCGAAAAAGCCTGATTCAGCCAGTGACAAACACGTCAAAAACGTTGCCGGCCCTGTATCATTTTGGCAATGTGACCGTCGATTTTGAGTCGTTTGAGATTGAAGTCGGAGAGGAACGCAAGAGCTTGACAAATCTTGAATTGAGATTACTTAAGTATTTCATTGAACATGAAGGTATGGTACTCACCCGCTCTCAAATCCTGGAAGACGTCTGGGGGGAGCAATCCGCTTATGTCACAACACGTACGATTGACAATTTTGTTCTGCGATTACGCAAGCTGGTTGAGACGAATCCCGCGGAACCCGTGTATATTGTTTCCGTGCGTGGTGCTGGCTATCGCTTTATGCCAGAGGAATCTTCAGAGTAA
- a CDS encoding YheT family hydrolase, producing MKSDLEFPPFIPHRFYRNPHLQTIVGQFHSRIKTSYQAEQHSCRLPDNDLLILHDDCPGNWMVGDRVVILLHGLSGCHGSSYMIRMAHKLNQKGVRVFRMDLRGCGAGTGLAKSPYHAGSFLDLQVALERIESLCPRSPIGIAGFSLGGTITLNFLGRYATSSDLVDRAVVLNPPVQLSESVKVFGRPLFGRYQRHFVSNLIKHVRKSHLFKEHTHKISGENYPRSMLAFDDQFTAPLAGFESAEDYYSQCSPAEVLKEISVPTLIISAQDDPLVPVTTYQDALENLSDHDKVTLHLTRHGGHLGYISGPTSDPDPRWSDWRIMDWLLCESPESLAGQIRERSRQPLAQSA from the coding sequence ATGAAGAGTGATTTGGAATTTCCGCCATTTATTCCACACCGGTTTTATCGAAATCCGCATCTGCAAACGATTGTAGGGCAATTTCACTCGCGCATTAAAACCAGTTATCAGGCCGAGCAGCACAGTTGCCGCTTGCCTGATAATGACCTGCTGATCCTGCACGACGATTGTCCCGGTAATTGGATGGTGGGAGATCGTGTTGTCATTTTACTACACGGTCTCTCGGGGTGTCACGGCAGCTCCTACATGATTCGCATGGCGCACAAACTCAATCAAAAGGGAGTGCGCGTTTTTCGGATGGATTTACGAGGTTGCGGGGCAGGGACCGGATTAGCAAAATCTCCCTATCATGCCGGCAGCTTCCTGGACTTGCAAGTTGCTCTTGAACGCATCGAGTCGTTGTGTCCTCGTTCCCCCATCGGTATCGCGGGCTTTTCACTTGGTGGTACAATCACCCTGAATTTTTTGGGTAGATACGCTACTTCTTCTGATTTAGTAGACCGCGCAGTGGTCCTCAATCCGCCAGTTCAACTATCCGAAAGCGTCAAGGTCTTCGGCAGACCCTTATTTGGACGCTACCAACGGCACTTCGTCAGTAATCTGATTAAACATGTCCGGAAATCACATCTCTTTAAAGAACATACACATAAGATTTCCGGAGAGAATTACCCCAGGAGCATGCTCGCTTTTGACGATCAATTCACGGCACCGCTTGCCGGGTTTGAATCAGCAGAAGATTATTATTCACAATGCAGTCCTGCAGAAGTCCTGAAAGAGATCAGTGTCCCCACATTAATCATCTCAGCACAGGATGATCCTCTGGTTCCTGTCACAACTTATCAGGATGCATTGGAAAATTTGTCAGATCACGACAAAGTGACTCTGCACTTGACCAGACATGGTGGCCACCTGGGTTACATCTCCGGTCCTACATCGGACCCCGACCCGCGCTGGTCAGACTGGCGCATCATGGATTGGCTGCTCTGTGAATCACCTGAAAGCCTGGCAGGCCAAATTCGGGAGCGCTCTCGCCAACCGCTTGCACAGTCGGCCTGA
- a CDS encoding phenylacetate--CoA ligase family protein produces MTDNNNLDELVKQNQEALDAHTRESVQWHFSPETGSPYWLEKAKGFDFDPLTDVNCFEDLNKFPLFEDDELRGGPVDRWIPKALLGKPTYVFETGGTTGIPKSRVVIDDFRIDYENFSDTLPDESFPKGSNWLMLGPSGPRRLRLAVEHLAQYRDGISFCVDLDPRWVVKLIKKGKIDEVKEYSAHVIDQAMAILGAGHDIKCMFTTPKLLEALAMRLMDEGSSIEEAGIKGIFCGGTEFTQQWYRFAREELLGENVYITPTYGNTLMGLACGRPFDPADDYKITYYAPQPRAVIRVVDFDDHTKVVGYGETGRVKLFTMTKELFIPGFLERDEGEREVPHAKYPWDGVSGVRPYHKIAQSTTVGVY; encoded by the coding sequence GTGACAGACAACAACAACCTCGACGAATTGGTAAAACAGAATCAGGAAGCATTAGATGCTCATACTCGTGAGTCTGTTCAGTGGCACTTCAGTCCGGAAACCGGTTCCCCTTATTGGCTGGAAAAAGCCAAGGGGTTTGATTTCGATCCTTTGACCGATGTAAACTGTTTCGAAGATTTAAACAAGTTTCCTTTGTTTGAAGACGATGAATTACGGGGCGGACCCGTCGACCGTTGGATCCCGAAAGCACTACTCGGGAAACCGACCTACGTCTTTGAAACCGGTGGCACCACGGGAATTCCTAAGTCGCGCGTCGTGATTGACGATTTCCGCATTGACTATGAAAATTTCAGCGACACCCTGCCCGATGAGTCGTTCCCTAAAGGCTCCAACTGGTTAATGCTCGGTCCCTCTGGTCCGCGCCGTCTGCGACTGGCTGTCGAACATCTCGCACAATACCGCGATGGGATTTCATTTTGTGTCGATCTGGATCCGCGGTGGGTGGTCAAGCTGATCAAGAAGGGTAAGATTGATGAAGTCAAAGAGTACAGCGCTCATGTCATCGATCAGGCAATGGCGATTTTAGGAGCCGGTCATGACATAAAATGCATGTTTACCACTCCGAAGCTACTCGAAGCGCTGGCGATGCGGCTGATGGACGAAGGTTCGAGCATTGAAGAAGCCGGTATCAAAGGTATCTTCTGCGGTGGAACCGAATTCACGCAGCAATGGTATCGTTTCGCCCGTGAAGAATTGCTGGGAGAAAACGTTTACATTACCCCGACCTATGGAAACACATTAATGGGGCTGGCTTGCGGTCGTCCCTTTGATCCCGCTGATGACTATAAAATTACTTACTACGCACCGCAGCCGCGAGCTGTGATTCGTGTTGTAGATTTTGACGATCATACAAAAGTCGTTGGTTACGGTGAAACAGGCCGCGTGAAACTGTTCACGATGACCAAAGAATTGTTTATCCCCGGCTTTCTGGAACGAGATGAAGGCGAACGTGAAGTACCTCATGCGAAATATCCGTGGGATGGTGTGAGTGGCGTGCGTCCTTACCATAAGATTGCCCAGTCAACGACTGTAGGCGTTTACTAA